One Candidatus Zixiibacteriota bacterium genomic window, TGGTCTACATCCCGGTCGCCTACTTCTCCGATCAAACCGAAAAGAAACCGTTTGTCGTGGCCACCTTTGGCTTCTTCACGATCTTTCCCCTGATCCTGCTCGTCAGCCAGTCGTTCTGGCTTCTCGTGCTGGCCTTCATCATCCGCGGCCTCAAGGAATTCGGCGAACCCACGCGCAAGGCGATGATCATCGATCTTGCCGTGCCGAATCGTGAGGCGGCCACCTTCGGCACCTATTATCTTCTCCGCGACTGCGTGGTCGCCGTCGCAGCTTTTGGCGGCGCGTACCTCTGGATGATCAGTCCCGCTGCCAATTTCGTGACCGCGGCCGCCTTCGGCGTGATCGGTACCTTGGTTTGGATGCGAACAACCGTGAAACCAGCGCTGTCGTGACGTCGTTGACGTCACGATCAGTGACCGGGAGGTAGGATGTCCACAGATTCCAATTATCGGAAAATCATCGGCTATGAGCGCCGCCACGAGCCGCTCTTACCGGCCCGCCGCTTCGCCCATCGCTTGCTGGCCGCGACGCTTGTCGGCATGTTGTTGCTGGCGTTCTGGGTGTTTCTCGGAATGCTGGGGTATCACCGACTGGCGCCGATGAGCTGGCTCGATGCGTTCCTCAACGCCGCGATGATTGTCGGCGGCATGGGACCCGTCGATATCCTCACTACCGGCGCAGCCAAGATCTTCGCCGGTGTGTACGCCATCCTCAGCGGCGTCGTGATTCTCGGCGTGTTCGGCCTGCTCTGGATGCCGGTCTTCCACCGCTTCCTGCATCGCTTTCATCTCGAGGCCGACGCTGCGCCCGCCGGCAAACGCCGCACCGACTCCTGACCCGCCCGCGGCGCCGGTTACTGCCGCATCAGGTCCACCAGGCGGCGATTGTAGAAATTGGTCAGGTCATCCCGCGCCAGTATACCCACCACGCGGCGCGAATCCCCTGGTTCAACGACCGGCAACAACCGCGTGTCACGCAAAGCGAACGCCTTCGTCGCGCTTTCCAAATCGTCGTCCGGCTTCAGCGTCGACGGGTTGGCGCGGACGATGTCCTGTGCCACGATCAATTGATCGACCGTCCGCCGCGACATCAGTGAGCGTACGTCCTCGATCGACAACACTCCCAGTAATCGGCTCTCCCCGTCGATCACCACAAAATAGTTCTCGTTGGATTGCTCGAAGCGCGTGAAAATTTTCCCCAGCGTCGTCGCCGCTGTCATCGTCTCGAACTGCGTCCGCATGACGTCCCGTACCTTGTGCGCCCGCAGCACGTTGATGTCGCGGCCGCCGCGGATTTCGATGCCGCGCTGGAACAGCTTGAACGTATAGATCGAATGCGGCAGCAAACTGCGCGCCATCAGCGTTGAAAACGTCACCGTCATCATCAGCGGCAGGATGATGTGGTAGTCGTTGGTGATTTCAAAGATGATCAGGATCGCCGTCATCGGCGCGTGTGTCGTCCCGGCTACCAGTCCCGCCATCCCGACCAGGGCATACGCCCCCGGATGACCGACGGCGCCGGGGAAGAGCCAATTGGCCAACACCCCGAATGCGCCGCCCGCCACCGCGCCGATAAACAGCGACGGCGCAAAGACCCCGCCGGAACTGCCGCTCCCCAGCGTCATCGACGTTCCGATAATCTTCAGGAAAATCAACGGCACCAGCAGCGCGAACGCCATGTCGCCATTCAGCGTGAGCGTGATCGTCTCGTATCCGTCCGCCAGTACCTGCGGATAGAAGATCGCGATGCCGCCGAGCAGCAACCCGCCGATCCCCGGCTTAATGAGTGAGTTGATTTTCAACCGCTCGAAGAAGTCTTCCGTCTTGTGCAGCGTCTTCGTAAACAACACCGCCACCGCACCCAGCACCGCCCCCATGATCGAGTAAATGATGATCTCCCACACCGACTCCAGCTCGTACGGCGTAACTTGAAACGCCGGATAGTTGCCGAGAATCGATCGCGTGATCACGCTGGCCACAACCGACGAAATCAGCACCGGCGAAAATGTGCGGATCGCAAAGTCCCCCAGAATCACTTCCAACGAAAACAGCACGCCCGCGATCGGCGCGTTGAAGACCGACGCAATCCCCGCGGCTGCGCCGCAGCCGACCAGAACCCGCACCCGCTCGCCCGACATGCTGAAAAACTGGCCGATCGTCGAACCGATCGCCGAACCGATCTGCACAATCGGGCCCTCGCGCCCCGCCGACCCGCCGGAGCCG contains:
- a CDS encoding chloride channel protein, with the protein product MINIDFNRLLAQLRISGTNALLILAALVGIATALGAIGFTALIRFANHIFFGMTDEYLTHFGGGGVFKWWLPLIPMLGGLCVGPIIHYFASEARGHGVTEVINAVVRLGGIIRPRVAVVKTVASAICIGSGGSAGREGPIVQIGSAIGSTIGQFFSMSGERVRVLVGCGAAAGIASVFNAPIAGVLFSLEVILGDFAIRTFSPVLISSVVASVITRSILGNYPAFQVTPYELESVWEIIIYSIMGAVLGAVAVLFTKTLHKTEDFFERLKINSLIKPGIGGLLLGGIAIFYPQVLADGYETITLTLNGDMAFALLVPLIFLKIIGTSMTLGSGSSGGVFAPSLFIGAVAGGAFGVLANWLFPGAVGHPGAYALVGMAGLVAGTTHAPMTAILIIFEITNDYHIILPLMMTVTFSTLMARSLLPHSIYTFKLFQRGIEIRGGRDINVLRAHKVRDVMRTQFETMTAATTLGKIFTRFEQSNENYFVVIDGESRLLGVLSIEDVRSLMSRRTVDQLIVAQDIVRANPSTLKPDDDLESATKAFALRDTRLLPVVEPGDSRRVVGILARDDLTNFYNRRLVDLMRQ